In a single window of the Streptomyces cinnabarinus genome:
- a CDS encoding GlxA family transcriptional regulator, with protein sequence MHRVAVLAVPAVKPFDLSMPSTLLGAAELKGRPGYEVTVCTAAPGTIAASGGIEVVIRHGLEAVTAADTVIVPSTASRHDAEPAALDALRQAAAAGRRIASICSGAFVLAQAGLLNGRVATTHWALAEELQRAFPAVHVDADRLFADDGQIITGAGSAAGIDLCLHLISRDYGAATANTAARAAVVTPVRHGGQAQFVQTPLPAETDSPLDAARTWALQHLDQPISLHDLAGQAKISVRTLTRRFTTETGVTPFQWLLQQRLLRARELLETTDLTVDHIASRSGLGSGESLRQHLSRHIGMTPTAYRNAFTHRPRTKTDR encoded by the coding sequence ATGCATCGTGTCGCTGTCCTGGCCGTCCCCGCGGTCAAGCCCTTCGACCTGTCCATGCCCTCGACATTGCTCGGCGCCGCCGAACTCAAGGGACGCCCCGGCTACGAGGTCACGGTGTGCACTGCCGCGCCCGGCACCATCGCCGCCTCCGGCGGGATCGAGGTGGTGATCCGGCACGGCCTTGAGGCGGTCACGGCGGCGGACACGGTGATCGTTCCCTCGACTGCCAGCCGACACGACGCCGAGCCGGCCGCACTGGACGCCCTGCGACAGGCGGCCGCCGCGGGCAGGCGCATCGCCTCCATCTGCAGCGGCGCCTTCGTCCTCGCCCAGGCCGGACTCCTCAACGGGCGTGTCGCCACCACCCACTGGGCACTTGCCGAAGAACTGCAGCGCGCCTTCCCCGCAGTTCACGTGGATGCCGACCGGCTGTTCGCCGACGACGGTCAAATCATCACCGGTGCGGGCTCCGCCGCCGGGATCGACCTGTGCCTGCACCTGATCAGCCGCGACTACGGCGCGGCCACAGCCAACACAGCCGCCCGCGCCGCCGTCGTCACCCCCGTGCGCCACGGCGGGCAGGCGCAGTTCGTCCAGACCCCGCTACCGGCCGAGACCGACTCCCCCTTGGACGCGGCCCGCACCTGGGCACTACAGCACCTGGACCAGCCGATCTCACTGCACGACCTGGCCGGCCAGGCCAAGATCAGCGTGAGGACCCTGACCCGCCGCTTCACCACCGAGACCGGCGTGACCCCGTTCCAATGGCTACTCCAACAGCGACTGCTACGGGCCCGCGAACTGCTGGAGACCACCGACCTCACCGTCGACCACATAGCCAGCCGCAGCGGCCTCGGCTCCGGCGAGTCCCTCCGCCAGCACCTGAGCCGCCACATCGGCATGACCCCAACCGCCTACCGCAACGCCTTCACCCACCGCCCGCGCACAAAGACCGACCGATAA
- a CDS encoding NAD-dependent epimerase/dehydratase family protein: protein MADTVVIGAGATGVATARRLADSGKRVRLITRKGSGPDHPGIERIALDAGRTDELAEALAGATTVYNAAMTAYHTWPETMPPLFASILAAAERSETDYVMLGNHYGYQQTAAPVTERTPMAPHTRKGRVRAELWRQAKHAHDEGRLRVTEVRAGQYVGPGAVSAFTLLVAPRVREGELALVHGNPDAAHSFSYTEDVAAALVAVSGDERAWGRAWHAPVITTTLRQAATDFAALHQAPEPRLEPLTERDVALLSFTDPIWREFAEMSYMSERPFIVDDSDIRDTFGLKPSTLREALAA from the coding sequence ATGGCTGACACAGTCGTCATCGGGGCAGGCGCGACCGGGGTCGCGACCGCCAGGCGCCTGGCCGACAGCGGCAAGCGGGTCCGCCTCATTACCCGCAAGGGCAGTGGCCCTGACCACCCCGGCATCGAACGGATCGCCCTGGACGCGGGCCGCACTGACGAACTGGCCGAGGCACTGGCCGGAGCGACCACGGTCTACAACGCCGCTATGACCGCCTACCACACCTGGCCAGAGACCATGCCGCCGTTGTTCGCCTCGATCCTCGCTGCGGCCGAGCGGAGCGAGACCGACTACGTGATGCTCGGCAACCACTACGGCTATCAGCAGACTGCTGCGCCGGTCACCGAGCGCACCCCGATGGCCCCGCACACCCGGAAAGGCCGGGTGAGGGCCGAGCTGTGGCGGCAGGCCAAGCATGCCCACGACGAAGGGCGGCTGCGGGTCACCGAAGTGCGAGCCGGCCAGTACGTGGGTCCAGGCGCAGTCTCAGCGTTCACGCTGCTGGTGGCGCCTCGGGTCCGCGAAGGTGAACTGGCTCTCGTCCATGGCAACCCCGATGCGGCGCATTCGTTTTCGTACACCGAGGACGTCGCAGCGGCGTTGGTGGCCGTCAGCGGCGACGAGCGGGCCTGGGGACGGGCCTGGCACGCGCCGGTCATAACCACGACCCTGCGCCAGGCCGCGACCGACTTCGCCGCACTCCACCAAGCGCCCGAACCGCGGTTGGAGCCGCTCACCGAACGGGATGTGGCGCTGCTGTCCTTCACCGATCCAATCTGGCGGGAGTTCGCCGAGATGAGCTACATGTCCGAGCGTCCATTCATCGTGGACGACAGCGACATCCGCGACACCTTCGGACTCAAGCCCTCAACGCTCCGCGAAGCGCTGGCGGCCTAA
- a CDS encoding SRPBCC family protein encodes MKYTVSIEIALPRERVVQLLADPAHLPKWLRGLVLHEPLSGVHGQVGTTSRVVMQMGQRRIECTETITRRDPADLHGIPKGSVVHFDREIVSEGMWSAVRDQLTEAGPETTLWVSENEYRFSGLPMRLVGLLMPGAFRKQSHQHMQDFKAFAEQGQDVREAKG; translated from the coding sequence ATGAAGTACACCGTCTCGATCGAGATCGCCCTGCCTCGGGAGAGGGTGGTCCAGCTGCTCGCCGACCCGGCGCACCTGCCGAAGTGGCTGCGGGGCCTGGTGCTGCACGAGCCGCTGAGCGGGGTGCACGGGCAGGTTGGTACCACGTCGCGGGTCGTGATGCAGATGGGGCAGCGGAGGATCGAGTGCACCGAGACGATCACGCGCCGGGACCCGGCAGACCTGCACGGGATCCCTAAAGGGAGCGTCGTTCACTTCGACCGCGAGATCGTCAGCGAGGGCATGTGGAGCGCCGTGCGCGACCAGCTGACCGAGGCCGGTCCCGAGACGACACTCTGGGTGAGCGAGAACGAGTACCGATTCAGCGGGTTGCCGATGCGGCTGGTGGGGCTCCTGATGCCTGGCGCCTTCCGCAAGCAGTCGCACCAGCACATGCAGGACTTCAAGGCGTTCGCCGAGCAGGGGCAGGACGTCCGCGAAGCGAAGGGCTGA
- the fxsT gene encoding FxSxx-COOH system tetratricopeptide repeat protein: MAEDAADGAEREVTRNSLSGTVYGPVVQAGTVKGGVHTHFHESQLPLASDVHAFTPVANPPRPPSGRLWGRDDDLSEVVRLLEAPSDGGFGVALVGMPGVGKTELALHAARALRTRYPITWWVSAQDSGAMTRGLAALARHLLPGHRHWRTPDDAAAWAMDWLHHHDGWLLVLDSVETPSDVAIVLARIARGPVMVTTRWDVDWTECGLAARAVEPLPAPVGAAWLSGHTGLDADDGAHRLAADLGGLPLALQQAAAYMREQGLSCESYQRLLDAEPGELLASPAWTDVHRRNTARSLGLSVDAVAALRPSAVRLLKAVCCYAPEPIPLGLLTPQPQTSLRHRSDIELLRAYSLITADHASVSVHQLLRRLLRSGMTVAGGEVAMACELLRSALPEDPFSTVADWPQWVGLIPHAEALDAFVDSVSGVPRQAVAELAGALHGVGTFMLAQGWTGQARGTLARAAERRTTALGEGHADTLASRHRLGEALRALGSLQEALDVHFVTLDARLRLHGAAHRLTLQTREALAITCKAMGRTDEAIVQHQAILRDRAAALGDDHTDVLWSMHNLALAYKQAGRLDEALDLHEQVLERRTAVLGPDHPDTLRCLHNIANTHHDARRYEEAIAAQEQSVADRRRVLGPGHRDTLRSQSNLADSYLAAGRVSEAVALHQRTLAQRERELGPQEPDTRRSRERYDAAREQLHSAPQTDDSP, from the coding sequence ATGGCGGAGGACGCGGCCGACGGGGCGGAGCGGGAAGTCACCAGGAACAGCCTGTCAGGGACCGTCTACGGGCCGGTTGTCCAAGCCGGCACCGTCAAGGGCGGCGTGCACACGCATTTCCACGAGTCGCAGCTGCCGCTGGCGTCGGACGTTCACGCGTTCACGCCGGTGGCGAACCCGCCACGGCCCCCGTCCGGTCGGCTGTGGGGCCGCGACGATGATCTGAGCGAAGTCGTCCGGCTGCTTGAGGCGCCCTCGGACGGCGGCTTCGGTGTGGCACTGGTCGGGATGCCCGGTGTGGGCAAGACCGAACTTGCCCTGCATGCTGCCCGCGCGCTGCGGACGCGGTATCCGATCACCTGGTGGGTCAGCGCGCAGGACAGCGGGGCCATGACGCGGGGCCTGGCGGCCCTGGCCCGCCATCTGCTGCCCGGGCACCGGCACTGGCGTACACCTGACGATGCAGCCGCCTGGGCCATGGACTGGCTGCACCACCACGACGGCTGGCTGCTCGTCCTCGACAGTGTCGAGACGCCGAGTGACGTGGCCATTGTGCTGGCCCGGATCGCTCGCGGACCGGTGATGGTGACCACGCGGTGGGACGTGGACTGGACGGAGTGCGGGCTGGCCGCGAGGGCCGTCGAGCCCCTGCCTGCCCCCGTTGGCGCGGCGTGGCTTTCCGGACACACCGGCCTGGACGCGGACGACGGTGCCCACCGGCTGGCGGCGGACCTGGGAGGGCTCCCCCTCGCCCTCCAGCAGGCCGCGGCCTACATGCGCGAACAGGGCTTGTCCTGCGAGAGCTATCAGCGGCTGCTCGACGCCGAGCCTGGCGAACTCCTTGCCTCACCGGCGTGGACGGACGTGCACCGCCGCAACACGGCGCGAAGCCTTGGCCTGAGCGTCGACGCCGTGGCTGCGTTACGGCCGAGCGCCGTGCGCCTCCTCAAGGCGGTCTGCTGCTATGCGCCAGAGCCCATCCCGCTCGGCTTGCTGACGCCGCAACCTCAGACGTCGCTACGCCACCGCTCCGACATCGAACTCCTGCGTGCCTATTCGCTGATCACTGCGGACCACGCAAGCGTGAGCGTCCACCAGCTCCTGCGACGGCTGCTCCGGTCGGGCATGACGGTGGCCGGCGGGGAAGTGGCCATGGCCTGCGAGCTGCTCAGGTCCGCCCTTCCCGAGGACCCGTTCTCGACGGTCGCGGACTGGCCGCAATGGGTCGGCCTGATCCCGCACGCCGAGGCCCTGGACGCCTTCGTCGACTCGGTCAGTGGTGTGCCGAGGCAAGCGGTCGCCGAGCTCGCAGGTGCACTGCACGGCGTGGGGACGTTCATGCTGGCCCAGGGGTGGACCGGCCAGGCGCGTGGCACTCTGGCGCGGGCGGCCGAGCGGCGCACGACGGCACTGGGAGAGGGGCACGCCGACACCCTCGCCTCCCGCCACCGGCTGGGAGAGGCGCTCCGCGCCCTCGGCAGTCTGCAGGAGGCGCTCGACGTCCACTTTGTGACGCTGGACGCCCGGTTGAGGCTGCACGGCGCGGCGCACCGGCTCACCCTGCAGACGCGGGAGGCGCTGGCCATCACCTGCAAGGCCATGGGACGAACCGACGAGGCCATCGTCCAGCACCAGGCCATCCTGCGTGACCGTGCCGCGGCCCTCGGCGACGATCACACCGACGTGCTGTGGTCGATGCACAACCTCGCACTCGCCTACAAGCAGGCAGGCAGGCTCGATGAGGCGCTGGACCTGCACGAGCAGGTCCTCGAGCGCCGCACAGCCGTACTGGGACCGGACCACCCGGACACCTTGCGGTGCCTGCACAACATCGCCAACACCCACCACGACGCGCGGCGCTACGAGGAAGCCATCGCCGCGCAGGAACAGAGCGTCGCGGACCGCAGGCGGGTCCTGGGACCCGGGCACCGCGACACGCTTCGGTCCCAGTCCAATCTGGCCGACTCCTATCTCGCCGCGGGCCGAGTGTCCGAAGCCGTTGCGCTGCACCAGCGCACGCTCGCCCAGCGGGAGCGGGAACTCGGGCCGCAGGAGCCGGACACCCGCCGGTCGCGAGAGCGATACGACGCCGCCCGGGAACAGCTGCACTCTGCGCCGCAGACCGACGATTCCCCCTGA
- a CDS encoding VOC family protein: MGLDLYAGIPVNDYTVALQWYERLLGSPPTFIASNTEAVWELAEHRSVFIEHRPGHAGHALHTIFVDDFDTRIAQIADRGLEPTKHETYSNGVRKATYHDPDGNEIGFGGAPSDHNRPA; this comes from the coding sequence ATGGGGCTCGACTTGTACGCAGGCATCCCAGTCAACGACTACACAGTGGCACTGCAATGGTACGAACGACTGCTTGGCTCCCCGCCGACATTCATCGCGAGTAACACCGAGGCGGTATGGGAACTCGCGGAACATCGATCAGTGTTCATCGAACACCGGCCCGGGCACGCCGGCCACGCCCTGCACACCATCTTTGTCGACGACTTCGATACCCGCATCGCCCAGATCGCTGATCGGGGACTGGAGCCCACGAAACACGAGACCTACTCCAACGGCGTACGCAAGGCCACCTACCACGACCCGGACGGAAACGAGATCGGGTTCGGCGGCGCCCCCTCTGACCACAACCGGCCTGCGTGA
- a CDS encoding phosphotransferase family protein: protein MRQFTDSEALSGIVHAALGAEARVVGVDRLRGGSKKGVYRVHTSGSHAASVIIYSWAEAENFWPAAEVIDPAHPFAPASGLAPFLAAQRRLAGLEVRVPGVLLADDSRRRYPADVAVVEDVAGGTLEALLKTDPARASHALSELAAMLDVMHRQHSQHYGRVDVLESGDKASGNSCEQLVLERALEDLAEAAERDPSIGSAAAFLHDRLQELATRVAPRTHHGLIHGELGPDHVLVDASSHPVLIDIEGLMFFDVEWEHVFLQLRFGDQYPALSRPGLDPARLDLYMLAMRLSLVAGPLRLLDGDFPHRTVMQEIAEHNAKEALALLV, encoded by the coding sequence ATGCGCCAGTTCACGGACAGTGAAGCCTTGTCAGGGATCGTGCATGCGGCACTGGGGGCGGAGGCCCGCGTTGTCGGGGTGGACCGGTTGCGCGGCGGGAGTAAGAAGGGGGTCTACCGGGTTCACACGAGCGGATCACATGCAGCGAGTGTGATCATCTACAGCTGGGCCGAGGCCGAGAACTTCTGGCCGGCTGCGGAAGTCATCGACCCGGCCCACCCGTTCGCTCCCGCCTCCGGGCTTGCCCCCTTCCTGGCGGCCCAGCGGAGACTGGCCGGTCTTGAAGTCCGGGTTCCAGGGGTGCTTCTCGCTGACGACAGCCGACGCCGCTACCCGGCTGACGTGGCAGTTGTCGAGGACGTTGCCGGCGGCACTCTGGAAGCGCTCCTGAAGACGGATCCCGCACGCGCATCACATGCCTTGAGCGAGCTGGCCGCAATGCTCGACGTGATGCACCGGCAGCACAGTCAGCACTACGGCAGGGTGGACGTTCTCGAATCAGGCGACAAAGCGAGTGGTAATTCATGCGAGCAACTGGTGCTCGAACGTGCCCTCGAGGATCTGGCCGAGGCGGCTGAACGCGACCCCAGCATCGGATCTGCCGCAGCTTTTCTGCACGATCGCTTGCAGGAGCTGGCCACGCGAGTGGCTCCGCGCACGCACCACGGACTGATCCACGGCGAACTCGGGCCCGACCACGTCTTGGTCGATGCCTCCAGCCACCCCGTCCTCATCGACATCGAGGGCCTGATGTTCTTCGATGTCGAGTGGGAGCACGTGTTCCTGCAGCTCCGTTTCGGCGACCAGTACCCAGCCTTGTCCCGCCCCGGACTCGATCCGGCACGGCTCGACCTCTACATGCTCGCGATGCGCCTCTCCCTGGTGGCAGGCCCCCTTCGCCTGCTCGATGGAGACTTCCCGCACCGCACGGTGATGCAGGAAATCGCCGAGCACAACGCGAAGGAAGCGTTGGCTCTGTTGGTCTGA
- a CDS encoding xanthine dehydrogenase family protein molybdopterin-binding subunit, which produces MVYSLAASTLTVAAPLGCASSTAEGIESTVAGRRRPSDVLVTGTDEEMLVLEITTANKVVVRLPRVEVGQGVTTAVAMMIAEELDARLVDVDIPLAEARTKGNQYTGGSNSVSSLYGPARQLAAMARAKLVTAAAKRWHVPARSLRTRDTRVIAPDGRSATFGSLTASAAGIQRPSVSSRPKPASRHRVIGRPTTRIDARDIVTGKATYAGDLTVAGAKPTVVARPPTLGGTVVSVDDRAARVMPGVHAVVKVAGGVAVVADSFHHAFKARDALRITWAPGPLASLSDAEIRSRLRAAVPRLGPAPRGSAQTEGEFEFAFVSHAPMEVLTAVADVRAGRAEIWFSSQTPMDARDSIAAAVGLPASKVRVHVMRGGGSFGRRLNYDAAIEAALISKAARRPVKLMWSRADDFRHGRMRPASHHRIRASHARGRVVAFAHSMASVSEAFPESGATAQGGVTRAVAGAANPLPSDSGLYNFGRLSGDSGSVELAIPLGAWRSVDSGTMRTAEEIVVDEVARSLGRDPVAFRRTTLRNKAVKAVLEKVATTGHWGRPLPAGQAQGVAVHEEYGSCVACLVEINATDPKNPRVTRVVVAADVGTAVNPRGLEAQLMGTVIDGISTVLQAGLHIDQGAVRESSYADFHYARQRHAPLHFEAHLIPSRREPGGAGELGVPAAAGAVANAYARATGTKPRRFPLTF; this is translated from the coding sequence GTGGTCTACTCGCTCGCGGCGTCCACGTTGACCGTCGCCGCGCCGCTCGGCTGTGCCTCGTCGACGGCGGAGGGCATCGAGTCCACCGTGGCGGGCAGGCGCCGACCGTCTGACGTCCTGGTGACCGGAACCGACGAGGAGATGTTGGTCCTGGAAATCACGACCGCCAACAAGGTTGTCGTACGGCTGCCGCGCGTCGAGGTCGGGCAGGGCGTCACGACCGCGGTCGCCATGATGATCGCCGAGGAACTGGACGCCCGGCTCGTCGACGTCGACATCCCGCTCGCCGAGGCCCGCACCAAGGGGAACCAGTACACCGGCGGTTCGAACTCGGTGAGTTCGCTGTACGGTCCTGCCCGGCAGCTGGCCGCCATGGCGCGCGCCAAACTGGTGACCGCGGCCGCGAAGCGGTGGCACGTCCCCGCGCGGTCCCTGCGCACCCGGGACACGCGGGTGATCGCCCCGGACGGTCGTTCGGCCACCTTCGGCTCCCTGACCGCGAGCGCCGCCGGTATCCAGCGGCCCTCCGTGTCGAGCCGGCCAAAGCCGGCGTCCCGGCACCGTGTGATCGGGCGGCCCACCACCCGGATCGACGCCCGGGACATCGTCACCGGCAAGGCCACATACGCCGGAGACCTGACGGTGGCCGGAGCGAAGCCGACCGTGGTGGCCCGCCCGCCGACACTGGGCGGCACGGTTGTCTCGGTCGACGACCGGGCGGCCCGCGTGATGCCGGGCGTCCACGCGGTCGTCAAGGTCGCCGGCGGGGTCGCGGTGGTGGCGGACTCCTTCCACCATGCCTTCAAGGCCCGGGACGCCCTGCGGATCACCTGGGCGCCGGGCCCGCTCGCGTCGCTGTCCGACGCCGAGATCCGCTCGCGGCTGCGGGCGGCCGTGCCACGCCTCGGCCCTGCGCCCCGCGGATCGGCGCAGACCGAGGGCGAGTTCGAGTTCGCCTTCGTCAGCCATGCCCCGATGGAGGTGCTGACCGCGGTGGCGGACGTACGTGCCGGTCGCGCCGAGATCTGGTTCTCCTCCCAGACGCCGATGGACGCTCGCGACAGCATCGCCGCGGCCGTTGGCCTGCCCGCGTCGAAGGTCAGGGTCCATGTCATGCGCGGCGGCGGCTCGTTCGGCCGGCGGCTGAACTACGACGCCGCCATCGAGGCGGCCCTCATCTCGAAGGCGGCCCGCCGGCCGGTCAAGCTGATGTGGAGCCGCGCCGACGATTTCCGGCACGGCAGGATGCGCCCCGCCAGCCACCACCGGATCCGGGCCAGCCATGCCCGGGGAAGAGTGGTGGCCTTCGCCCACTCGATGGCGTCGGTGAGCGAGGCCTTCCCGGAGTCGGGGGCGACCGCTCAGGGCGGTGTGACCCGGGCCGTCGCCGGCGCCGCAAACCCGCTGCCCAGTGACAGCGGCCTGTACAACTTCGGGCGCCTGTCGGGGGATTCGGGCTCGGTCGAGCTGGCGATCCCCCTCGGCGCCTGGCGCTCGGTGGACTCCGGGACGATGCGCACCGCCGAGGAGATCGTCGTCGACGAGGTGGCCAGGAGCCTGGGCAGGGATCCGGTCGCCTTCCGGCGTACCACGCTCAGGAACAAGGCCGTGAAAGCAGTACTCGAGAAAGTCGCGACCACCGGACACTGGGGTCGGCCGCTGCCGGCCGGCCAGGCGCAGGGCGTCGCCGTCCACGAGGAGTACGGCTCCTGCGTGGCCTGCCTCGTCGAGATCAACGCCACCGACCCGAAGAACCCCCGCGTGACCAGGGTCGTGGTGGCGGCCGACGTCGGAACGGCCGTCAATCCACGCGGACTTGAGGCCCAGCTCATGGGCACAGTGATCGACGGCATCTCCACCGTGCTCCAGGCCGGCCTCCACATCGACCAGGGGGCAGTCCGCGAAAGCAGCTACGCCGACTTCCACTACGCCCGCCAGCGGCACGCCCCCCTGCACTTCGAGGCGCACCTCATACCCTCCCGGCGGGAGCCCGGCGGGGCGGGCGAACTCGGTGTCCCAGCCGCGGCCGGTGCCGTCGCCAACGCCTACGCCCGCGCGACCGGCACCAAGCCGCGTCGCTTCCCCCTCACCTTCTGA
- a CDS encoding (2Fe-2S)-binding protein — protein MPSYSFVLNGKPVTVEAPADMPLLWVLRDLLNVTGPKYGCGVGVCRACTSHLDGGEIQPCVVPVADCAGRRVTTIEGLADGDRLHPVQQAWLDCDVAQCGFCQPGQIMAAVALLKKTPRPTDAAIDRIENVCRCGTYPRIREAIKKASADG, from the coding sequence ATGCCCTCCTACTCCTTCGTCCTCAACGGGAAGCCGGTCACCGTCGAGGCCCCCGCCGACATGCCCCTGCTGTGGGTGCTGCGCGACCTGCTGAACGTCACCGGCCCCAAGTACGGCTGCGGTGTGGGCGTCTGCCGCGCGTGTACGAGCCACCTGGACGGCGGGGAGATCCAGCCCTGTGTCGTTCCGGTCGCCGACTGCGCCGGCCGCCGGGTCACCACGATCGAAGGCCTGGCCGACGGCGATAGGCTGCACCCCGTGCAACAGGCCTGGCTCGACTGCGATGTCGCGCAGTGCGGCTTCTGCCAGCCGGGCCAGATCATGGCAGCCGTGGCCCTGCTGAAGAAGACGCCCCGGCCGACCGACGCCGCCATCGACCGGATCGAGAACGTCTGCCGCTGTGGCACGTACCCCCGGATCCGCGAAGCGATCAAGAAGGCGTCAGCGGACGGCTGA
- a CDS encoding NAD(P)/FAD-dependent oxidoreductase, translated as MTGGWDAVVAGAGPAGSVAALCLARAGRRVLLLDPRPRDLTGPRGAGPYRIGETLPPAARPLLRDLGLLAGLDADGHLPCTGTDAAWGSEHLHGRGHVMDPHGHGWHLDRVRFDAFLRGAAEDAGARPVCGVAVRRTGRPGAWRLVVRERGVERELPCAWLVDATGRRALIARRGAVRLRQDRLVAAYALLPGPVPADQDLRTLVESVPGGWWYTARVPTGRLFAHLTDLDLVEPRLRTAAGFLEGAAGTRHVRTRLDGYAVGRLPEPRWAPAHGQRLAPPAGPGWVAAGDAALACDPLSSQGILTALHTGARAAAAVDGCLRSEADALAAYHAFVDGIAARYLALHARAYADEARWVSSPFWARRRPAVAARSGVLTPG; from the coding sequence GTGACGGGCGGCTGGGACGCGGTCGTGGCGGGCGCCGGGCCGGCCGGGTCGGTCGCGGCGCTGTGTCTGGCCCGCGCGGGCCGCCGGGTCCTGCTCCTCGACCCCCGGCCGCGGGACCTGACTGGGCCGCGGGGAGCGGGCCCGTACCGGATCGGCGAGACCCTGCCGCCCGCCGCCCGGCCTCTGCTGCGCGACCTCGGGCTGCTGGCCGGCCTCGACGCCGACGGGCACCTGCCCTGCACCGGCACCGACGCCGCCTGGGGCTCGGAGCACCTGCACGGGCGCGGTCACGTCATGGACCCGCACGGCCACGGCTGGCACCTGGACCGCGTCCGCTTCGACGCGTTCCTGCGCGGCGCGGCCGAGGACGCCGGGGCCCGGCCCGTGTGCGGCGTCGCGGTGCGCCGGACCGGCCGGCCAGGAGCGTGGCGGCTGGTGGTCCGCGAGCGCGGGGTGGAGCGGGAGCTGCCCTGCGCATGGCTGGTGGACGCCACCGGCCGGCGCGCGCTGATCGCCCGGCGGGGCGCCGTACGGCTGCGGCAGGACCGGCTCGTCGCCGCGTACGCCCTGCTGCCCGGCCCGGTACCGGCAGACCAGGACCTGCGCACGCTCGTCGAGTCGGTGCCGGGCGGCTGGTGGTACACCGCGCGGGTGCCGACCGGGCGGCTGTTCGCCCACCTCACCGACCTCGACCTGGTCGAGCCCCGGCTACGCACGGCCGCCGGGTTCCTGGAGGGGGCGGCCGGCACCCGGCACGTACGGACCCGGCTGGACGGCTATGCCGTCGGGCGGCTGCCGGAACCGCGATGGGCGCCGGCCCATGGGCAGCGTCTCGCCCCGCCGGCCGGGCCGGGCTGGGTGGCCGCCGGGGACGCCGCGCTCGCCTGCGACCCGCTCTCCTCCCAGGGGATCCTCACGGCCCTGCACACCGGCGCCCGCGCGGCCGCGGCCGTCGACGGCTGCCTGCGCAGCGAAGCGGACGCCCTGGCCGCGTACCACGCCTTCGTCGACGGGATCGCGGCGCGCTACCTCGCCCTGCACGCCCGGGCCTACGCCGACGAAGCCCGCTGGGTGTCGTCACCGTTCTGGGCGCGGCGCCGCCCGGCGGTGGCGGCCCGGTCCGGGGTCCTCACGCCGGGTTGA